A single region of the Gephyromycinifex aptenodytis genome encodes:
- a CDS encoding NAD(P)-binding protein: MAQDRRDITQLPNLATGAGRVGPVRSRMPVYVDLLPPCNAGCPAGENIQEWLRLIKAGDAEAAWRQLTSDNPFPAIHGRVCYHPCETACNRVALDSAVSIHGVERYLGDLALESGWAFTPAQHGTGHKVLIIGAGPSGLSAAYHLARLGHEVEIRDSSPQPGGMMRYGIPEYRLPRHVLDAEISRIVDLGVRIVTDYTVKDLLTEQHEGGFDAVFIAIGAHLSKKVDIPARDASKVVDAVSFLRDVASGERPVMGRKVAVYGGGNTAMDAARVARRLGATETVVVYRRTREQMPAHQDEAADAEREGVKMNWLRTITSMEEEDLTVEIMELDENGKPHGTGKFEKLAADTVILALGQEADTGFLHNIPGLRFDNDVMQVDPQTLMSDVPGLFAGGDAVPSERTVTVGVGHGKRAARNIDAWLNTTPLPRPEKNSIADFEKLNLWYFGDAHRRVQPQLDPAARVSDFDEVVGGLSAKQARFEAERCLSCGNCFECDGCLGSCPEDAVIKLGRGFRYRFDYAKCTGCGTCFEQCPVHAIEMISENR; this comes from the coding sequence ATGGCGCAGGATCGCCGCGACATCACGCAACTGCCGAACTTGGCGACAGGCGCCGGACGGGTCGGGCCGGTCCGTTCTCGGATGCCGGTCTACGTAGACCTCCTCCCGCCCTGTAACGCGGGCTGCCCCGCCGGGGAGAACATCCAAGAATGGCTGCGCCTGATCAAGGCCGGCGACGCCGAGGCTGCCTGGCGCCAGTTGACCAGTGACAACCCTTTCCCAGCGATCCACGGCCGGGTCTGCTACCACCCGTGCGAGACCGCTTGCAACCGAGTGGCCCTGGACAGCGCCGTGTCCATCCACGGCGTCGAGCGCTACCTGGGTGACCTCGCCTTGGAATCAGGGTGGGCTTTCACTCCAGCTCAACACGGCACCGGTCACAAGGTCCTCATCATCGGTGCAGGCCCCAGCGGACTGTCTGCGGCGTACCACCTGGCCAGGCTCGGACACGAGGTTGAGATCCGCGACAGTTCACCCCAGCCCGGCGGGATGATGCGCTACGGAATTCCTGAGTACCGCCTGCCCCGTCACGTCCTTGACGCCGAGATCTCCCGCATCGTCGACCTGGGAGTTCGCATCGTCACCGACTACACGGTCAAGGACCTGCTCACCGAGCAGCACGAGGGCGGCTTCGATGCGGTCTTCATCGCTATCGGTGCTCACCTGAGCAAGAAGGTCGACATTCCCGCCCGCGACGCCAGCAAGGTTGTCGACGCAGTCAGCTTCCTGCGTGACGTCGCCTCCGGCGAACGCCCGGTGATGGGCCGCAAGGTCGCCGTCTACGGCGGCGGTAACACCGCTATGGACGCCGCCCGGGTGGCTCGCCGGCTCGGCGCCACCGAGACCGTGGTCGTCTACCGCCGCACCCGCGAGCAGATGCCCGCCCATCAGGACGAGGCCGCCGACGCCGAACGCGAGGGCGTCAAGATGAACTGGCTGCGCACCATCACCTCGATGGAGGAGGAAGACCTCACCGTCGAGATCATGGAACTAGACGAGAACGGTAAACCGCACGGCACCGGCAAGTTTGAAAAGCTCGCCGCCGACACGGTGATCCTGGCTCTCGGTCAGGAGGCCGATACCGGTTTCCTGCACAACATCCCTGGCCTGCGCTTCGATAACGACGTTATGCAGGTCGACCCCCAAACCCTGATGTCGGATGTCCCCGGCCTGTTCGCCGGCGGTGACGCCGTCCCTTCCGAGCGCACCGTGACCGTCGGGGTCGGCCACGGCAAACGCGCCGCCCGGAACATCGATGCCTGGCTGAACACCACCCCGCTGCCACGCCCCGAGAAGAACTCCATCGCCGATTTCGAGAAGCTGAACCTGTGGTACTTCGGCGATGCGCACCGACGCGTGCAACCGCAGCTGGACCCCGCAGCACGCGTCAGTGACTTCGATGAGGTCGTGGGTGGGCTCTCGGCCAAGCAGGCACGCTTCGAAGCCGAACGATGCCTGTCCTGCGGCAACTGCTTCGAGTGCGACGGTTGTCTGGGCAGTTGCCCCGAGGACGCCGTGATCAAGCTCGGCAGGGGCTTTCGTTATCGCTTCGACTACGCCAAGTGCACCGGCTGCGGCACCTGCTTCGAGCAGTGCCCGGTCCACGCCATCGAGATGATCTCCGAGAACCGCTGA
- the nifJ gene encoding pyruvate:ferredoxin (flavodoxin) oxidoreductase, giving the protein MRTIVDGNEAAASVAFRLNELCSIYPITPSSTMAELADEWSAAGRTNVWGTVPSVVEMQSEGGAAGAAHGALQGGAMSTTFTASQGLLLMIPNMYKIAGELTSTVFHVAARALATQGLSIFGDQQDVMAVRQTGFAILASASVQEAHDMALIAQLSTLRSRVPFIHFFDGFRTSHELNSLERLSDEDLRALVPAELVREHRARALSPAHPFIRGTAQNPDTYFQSRETVNPYYGATPGIVQQAMEQFAARTGREYHLVDYFGDPQAERVMVIMGSGAETARETALHLQQQGEKVGVLQVRLYRPFPVEQILHALPDTVTSLAVLDRTKEPGAGGEPLFLDVVAALGEACAAGRRDNMPRVLGGRYGLSSKEFTPGMVAGVFAELAADCPRPRFTVGITDDVSGLSIDYDPDLDITPEGTLSAVFYGLGSDGTVGANKNTIKILGADEDTYAQGYFVYDSKKSGSRTVSHLRFGPHPIRAPYLVRKAGFIGCHHMSILERVDVLEFAKDGATLLINSPFPPEAVWDCLPEPMQSRILEKKIKLFAVDANKVAREVGLGNRTNTILQTCFFAVSGVLPRDIAIERVKSAIRKTYGRRGADVVARNEAAVDRAVAGLHEIEVPAATSTTHGFIPPVPPHAPAFVRDVTARMLTGHGDDLPVSALPDDGSYPSGTTQYEKRNISDIVAEWDPATCIQCGNCSLVCPHAVIRSKYYPGKMLAGAPEHFASAPLDAVGLPDTRYTLQVYPEDCTGCGLCVEACPVKPLGEPNRRAINLSPVRERRVNEIENVAFFETIPFNDRTRVDFGTVRGTQFLEPLFEFSGACTGCGETPYLKLLTQLFGDRATIANATGCSSIYGGNLPTTPWTKNAEGRGPAWSNSLFEDNAEFGLGFRLAADLQTDLARKRLEQLRGEIDPELVDALLSAPQRHESDLAAQHERVRTLIQQLDTLDGAWVDDLKSVADHLLRRSVWIVGGDGWAYDIGSGGLDHVLATGRDVNVLVMDTEVYSNTGGQSSKSTPLGAVAKFAAAGKTTNKKDLALQATAYGNVYVARVAMGADPQQTIKAFREAEAYNGPSMIIAYSHCIAHGIDMRKGLDQQYRAVNSGHWPLMRYNPVLRAQGRNPFLLDSPRPRIPLGDYRAKELRFRMLANADPAEAERLLELSQDQVMRRWAEYEEMATRGAQEFAADARRDNADA; this is encoded by the coding sequence ATGCGAACGATCGTCGATGGCAACGAGGCCGCGGCTTCGGTGGCCTTCCGCTTGAACGAACTGTGCAGCATCTATCCGATCACCCCCAGTTCCACCATGGCCGAGCTGGCTGATGAGTGGTCTGCGGCAGGCCGCACCAACGTCTGGGGCACGGTTCCCTCCGTGGTCGAGATGCAGTCCGAAGGCGGCGCTGCCGGCGCTGCTCACGGCGCGCTGCAAGGCGGGGCGATGAGCACCACCTTCACCGCCAGCCAGGGCTTGCTGCTGATGATCCCGAACATGTACAAGATCGCCGGCGAGCTGACCAGCACCGTCTTCCACGTTGCCGCCCGCGCCCTGGCCACCCAGGGGCTGTCGATCTTCGGCGACCAGCAAGACGTGATGGCCGTACGCCAGACCGGCTTCGCCATCCTGGCCTCGGCTTCGGTGCAGGAGGCCCACGACATGGCCCTCATCGCTCAGCTGTCGACGCTGCGCTCCCGGGTGCCCTTCATCCACTTCTTCGACGGCTTCCGCACCTCACACGAGCTGAACTCCCTGGAGCGACTCAGCGACGAGGACCTGCGGGCGCTGGTGCCGGCAGAGTTGGTGCGCGAGCACCGGGCACGGGCGCTCTCCCCGGCGCACCCCTTCATCCGCGGCACTGCGCAGAACCCGGACACCTACTTCCAGTCCCGCGAGACGGTGAACCCGTACTACGGCGCCACCCCCGGCATCGTGCAGCAGGCGATGGAGCAGTTCGCCGCCCGTACCGGTCGCGAGTACCACCTCGTGGATTATTTCGGGGATCCCCAGGCGGAGCGGGTCATGGTGATCATGGGCTCCGGCGCGGAGACCGCCCGCGAGACCGCACTTCACCTGCAGCAGCAGGGCGAGAAGGTCGGGGTGCTGCAGGTGCGTCTGTACCGCCCGTTCCCCGTCGAGCAGATTCTGCATGCCCTCCCGGACACGGTCACCTCGCTGGCGGTGTTGGACCGCACCAAGGAGCCGGGCGCAGGCGGTGAGCCCCTCTTCCTGGACGTCGTCGCGGCGCTGGGTGAAGCGTGCGCTGCAGGCCGCCGGGACAACATGCCCCGGGTCTTGGGAGGTCGGTACGGCCTATCCAGCAAGGAGTTCACCCCGGGCATGGTTGCCGGGGTGTTCGCCGAGCTCGCCGCGGACTGCCCCCGTCCCCGTTTCACCGTCGGCATCACCGACGACGTCAGCGGCCTGTCGATCGACTACGACCCTGATCTGGACATCACCCCGGAGGGCACCCTGTCGGCGGTCTTCTACGGGCTGGGTTCAGATGGCACGGTCGGCGCCAACAAGAACACCATCAAGATCCTCGGTGCCGACGAAGACACCTACGCGCAGGGCTACTTCGTCTATGACAGTAAGAAGTCCGGCTCCCGCACCGTCAGCCACCTGCGGTTCGGACCGCACCCGATCCGGGCCCCCTATCTGGTGCGCAAAGCAGGTTTCATCGGCTGCCACCACATGTCGATCCTGGAACGGGTCGACGTCCTCGAATTCGCCAAGGACGGCGCGACGCTGCTCATCAACAGTCCCTTCCCGCCGGAGGCGGTCTGGGACTGCCTGCCTGAGCCGATGCAGAGTCGCATCCTGGAGAAGAAGATCAAGCTCTTCGCGGTGGACGCCAACAAGGTGGCCCGCGAAGTAGGACTGGGCAACCGCACCAACACCATCCTGCAGACCTGCTTCTTCGCTGTCTCCGGGGTACTGCCCCGCGACATCGCCATCGAGCGGGTCAAGAGCGCGATCCGCAAGACCTACGGCAGGCGCGGCGCCGATGTCGTGGCCCGAAACGAAGCGGCCGTGGACCGTGCGGTGGCCGGCTTGCACGAGATCGAGGTGCCCGCCGCGACCAGCACCACGCACGGGTTCATCCCGCCGGTGCCCCCGCACGCACCTGCCTTCGTGCGGGACGTCACAGCCAGGATGCTCACCGGGCACGGCGACGACCTGCCGGTCAGCGCACTTCCTGACGACGGCAGTTACCCCAGCGGCACCACCCAGTACGAGAAACGCAACATCTCCGACATCGTGGCCGAGTGGGACCCCGCAACCTGTATCCAATGCGGCAACTGCTCCCTGGTGTGCCCGCACGCGGTCATTCGCAGCAAGTACTACCCCGGCAAGATGCTCGCCGGTGCACCGGAGCACTTCGCCTCCGCCCCCTTGGACGCCGTCGGCCTACCCGACACCCGCTACACCCTGCAGGTCTACCCGGAGGACTGCACCGGCTGCGGCCTGTGCGTGGAGGCGTGCCCGGTCAAACCCTTGGGCGAACCCAACCGCCGGGCGATCAACCTCAGCCCGGTTCGCGAGCGGCGCGTCAACGAGATCGAGAACGTCGCGTTCTTCGAAACCATCCCCTTCAACGACCGCACTCGGGTCGACTTCGGCACGGTGCGCGGCACCCAGTTCCTGGAACCGCTGTTCGAGTTCTCGGGGGCCTGCACCGGTTGCGGGGAGACGCCCTACCTGAAACTCCTGACCCAACTATTCGGCGACCGGGCCACCATCGCCAACGCCACCGGCTGCAGCTCGATCTACGGCGGCAACCTACCGACGACACCGTGGACCAAGAACGCTGAAGGTCGCGGCCCGGCCTGGAGCAACAGCCTTTTCGAGGACAACGCCGAGTTCGGCCTCGGCTTCCGGTTGGCGGCCGACTTGCAGACCGATCTGGCGCGCAAACGTCTGGAACAACTGCGCGGTGAGATCGACCCCGAACTGGTCGATGCCCTTTTGAGCGCCCCGCAGCGCCACGAGTCGGATCTGGCAGCCCAGCACGAACGGGTGCGCACGCTGATCCAGCAGTTGGACACCCTCGACGGCGCATGGGTGGATGACCTCAAGAGCGTGGCCGACCACCTGCTGCGGCGCAGCGTGTGGATCGTCGGCGGCGACGGGTGGGCCTACGACATCGGCTCCGGCGGACTGGACCACGTGTTGGCCACCGGGCGCGACGTGAACGTGCTCGTCATGGACACCGAGGTGTACAGCAACACCGGCGGCCAATCGAGCAAGTCCACACCGTTGGGCGCCGTGGCCAAGTTCGCTGCCGCCGGCAAGACCACGAACAAGAAGGACCTCGCCCTGCAGGCCACGGCTTACGGCAACGTGTATGTGGCCCGGGTCGCGATGGGCGCCGATCCGCAGCAGACGATCAAGGCCTTCCGGGAGGCCGAGGCCTACAACGGGCCGTCGATGATCATCGCCTACAGCCACTGCATCGCGCACGGCATCGACATGCGCAAAGGCTTGGACCAGCAGTACCGGGCGGTGAACTCCGGGCACTGGCCACTCATGCGGTACAACCCGGTACTGCGGGCGCAGGGGCGCAACCCGTTCCTGCTGGACTCCCCGCGCCCGCGAATCCCGCTGGGCGACTACCGAGCCAAGGAGTTGCGGTTCCGAATGCTCGCCAATGCCGACCCCGCCGAGGCCGAACGGCTTCTGGAGCTGAGCCAGGATCAGGTCATGCGTCGGTGGGCCGAGTACGAGGAGATGGCTACTCGCGGCGCACAGGAGTTCGCCGCAGACGCGCGAAGGGACAACGCAGATGCCTGA
- a CDS encoding dihydroorotate dehydrogenase-like protein, whose translation MPDLTTNYLGLSLRNPLVASAGPLSQTVDGVRSLAEGGVGAVVLYSLFEEQLRHEAAHDILLEESNEEFYAESLSFFPSVPQHNADNSSRYLSLLERSVAAVDIPVIASLNGSDLGGWVEFARRLEDAGASAIELNIYLVAGDVATRGRDVEDKHVEILRAVKAEVAIPVAVKLSPYLSAFGELAMRLDHAGADGLVLFNRFIQPEINIETVSVESGLELSSPFEGRLPRTWIAALRGRVSACLAGTSGVDTSDDVIKYLLAGADVAMTTSALVRHGPRHARRLIDGLDLWLERKGFASVEAMRGMLAIPAGANATAYERAGYVSALEKAKQQYGSLV comes from the coding sequence ATGCCTGACCTGACCACGAACTATCTCGGGTTGTCCTTGCGCAATCCGCTCGTCGCCTCGGCGGGACCGCTGTCGCAGACAGTGGACGGCGTCCGTTCGCTGGCCGAGGGCGGCGTCGGCGCTGTGGTGCTGTACTCGCTGTTCGAGGAGCAGCTTCGACACGAGGCGGCGCACGACATCCTGTTGGAGGAGAGCAACGAGGAGTTCTACGCCGAGAGCCTGTCGTTCTTCCCCAGCGTTCCCCAGCACAACGCCGACAACTCCTCCCGTTACCTGTCCTTGTTGGAACGTAGCGTCGCCGCCGTCGACATTCCGGTGATCGCCAGCCTGAACGGTAGCGACCTCGGTGGCTGGGTGGAGTTCGCTCGGCGTCTGGAGGATGCCGGTGCTTCGGCGATCGAGCTGAACATCTACCTGGTCGCCGGGGACGTGGCCACCCGCGGCCGGGACGTGGAAGACAAGCACGTGGAGATCCTGCGCGCCGTCAAGGCCGAGGTTGCCATTCCGGTGGCGGTCAAGCTCAGCCCGTACCTGTCGGCTTTCGGTGAGTTGGCAATGCGACTCGATCACGCTGGAGCCGACGGCCTGGTCCTGTTCAACCGTTTCATCCAGCCGGAGATCAACATCGAGACGGTGAGCGTGGAGTCCGGTCTGGAGCTGAGCAGCCCGTTCGAGGGGCGGCTGCCCCGCACCTGGATCGCTGCGCTGCGAGGGCGGGTCTCGGCCTGTCTGGCCGGCACCAGCGGCGTGGACACCAGTGACGATGTCATCAAATATTTGCTGGCCGGGGCTGATGTGGCGATGACGACCTCCGCGCTGGTTCGCCACGGACCCAGACATGCCCGCCGACTCATCGACGGTCTTGACCTGTGGCTGGAACGTAAGGGGTTCGCCTCGGTGGAGGCGATGCGCGGCATGCTCGCCATCCCGGCCGGCGCGAACGCCACCGCCTACGAGCGAGCCGGGTACGTCTCGGCCCTGGAGAAGGCCAAGCAACAATACGGATCGCTGGTGTGA
- a CDS encoding amidohydrolase: MPSGPRSADAVIREVRIVPIAGSTCPPPGLVDLRIRDGVVLEVGTKLKAHPGEAIHEGHGRWALPGLWDAHVHMGQWSASTVRLDLTGTTNEAEARAVVAHHVATLPPGEDVIVGFGHRTATWPTQPTVAALDEVSGEHAVVLISGDAHHAWMNTRALTMLGLPPHEGVVVEQEWFDVFPMLAQIPSLAAKADEGYRRALQHAASRGVVGVVDLEFAVGYRDWPLRFAGGPGRPALDLLRVRTATYPDGLAGAIEAGLASGDPLDGCEGLVTMGPLKIITDGSLNTRTAYCCEPFADGDELPEPCGTQNVAPHELRELLTQARAAGLEVAVHALGDAAVRDALDAMEITGARGTIEHAQLMRWEDIPRMGALGVRASVQPAHLWDDRDVSRQCWPDRIDRCFPFRSMLASGVTLALGSDAPVSPLDPWMAMAAGVHRSNDERPPWIPQQAMTVAEALAASLDGQGTVGVGSRGDVVLLDQDPLLVPEDSREACEALLSMQVAATFLAGRLTYSG; encoded by the coding sequence ATGCCGTCCGGCCCCCGCTCCGCCGACGCCGTGATCCGCGAGGTTCGCATCGTGCCGATCGCCGGATCGACGTGCCCGCCGCCAGGTTTGGTCGACCTGCGGATTCGGGACGGGGTCGTCCTGGAGGTGGGGACCAAGCTGAAGGCACACCCCGGTGAGGCCATTCATGAAGGCCATGGCCGTTGGGCGCTGCCCGGGTTGTGGGACGCCCACGTGCACATGGGTCAGTGGTCGGCCAGCACCGTGCGCCTGGACTTGACCGGCACCACGAACGAAGCCGAAGCGCGGGCGGTGGTAGCCCACCATGTGGCCACGTTGCCCCCTGGCGAGGATGTGATCGTCGGCTTCGGGCACCGCACCGCGACCTGGCCGACGCAGCCGACAGTGGCCGCTCTGGATGAGGTGAGCGGAGAGCACGCCGTCGTGCTCATCAGCGGTGATGCCCACCACGCTTGGATGAACACCCGCGCGCTCACGATGCTCGGGCTGCCGCCGCACGAGGGGGTCGTAGTCGAGCAGGAATGGTTCGACGTCTTCCCGATGCTCGCCCAGATCCCCAGCCTGGCCGCCAAAGCGGATGAGGGTTATCGACGGGCACTGCAGCACGCCGCCTCACGCGGTGTGGTCGGTGTCGTCGATCTGGAGTTCGCGGTCGGATACCGTGATTGGCCGCTACGCTTCGCCGGCGGCCCCGGACGCCCGGCGCTGGACTTGTTGCGGGTACGAACAGCTACCTACCCTGACGGTTTGGCCGGCGCCATCGAGGCGGGACTGGCGAGCGGCGACCCGCTGGATGGTTGCGAGGGCCTGGTCACCATGGGCCCGTTGAAGATCATCACCGACGGTTCCTTGAACACCCGGACGGCCTACTGCTGCGAACCGTTCGCGGACGGCGATGAACTTCCCGAACCGTGCGGTACCCAGAACGTGGCGCCGCACGAACTGCGGGAACTGCTCACCCAGGCACGTGCCGCAGGTCTGGAGGTGGCCGTGCACGCCCTGGGCGATGCCGCGGTCCGCGATGCCCTGGACGCCATGGAAATCACCGGCGCCAGAGGCACGATCGAGCACGCCCAGCTGATGCGTTGGGAGGACATCCCCCGGATGGGCGCCCTGGGCGTGCGGGCCAGCGTGCAACCAGCGCACCTGTGGGACGACCGCGACGTCTCGCGCCAGTGCTGGCCGGATCGAATTGATCGGTGCTTCCCATTTCGCAGCATGCTCGCCTCCGGCGTGACGTTGGCGCTGGGTTCAGATGCCCCGGTGTCACCGCTTGACCCGTGGATGGCGATGGCCGCTGGGGTGCATCGCAGCAACGATGAACGTCCGCCGTGGATCCCCCAGCAGGCGATGACGGTCGCCGAGGCGCTGGCCGCCAGCCTGGACGGGCAGGGCACTGTCGGGGTGGGTTCCCGCGGCGATGTCGTGCTGCTGGATCAGGATCCGCTGCTGGTCCCCGAGGACAGCAGAGAAGCCTGCGAGGCGCTGCTGAGCATGCAGGTGGCCGCGACGTTCCTGGCGGGCCGACTCACGTACTCCGGCTGA
- the paaE gene encoding 1,2-phenylacetyl-CoA epoxidase subunit PaaE, which produces MPLLAQRPRARFHPLTVSQVRPLTDAAIEVTLAVPDELAEDYNYVSGQYVALRTELEGKEVRRSYSICAAPTSGEIKIAIKRDLGGLFSNWANDNLKPGDVLDVMSPTGAFVSQHAVTSLNDPQAIGEESVGLSRYMAFAAGSGITPILSITRAVLASNPQAYMNLVYSNRAAMDVMFVEDIADLKDRYPSRLAVHHLLSREQRLSPTHTGRLDAEKLRSMLGTVFRPEVVDEWFLCGPFELVQLLRDELSAAGVSADKVRYELFTTGKPTAAPEGNIGRPVVADAAGGNIEITFNLDGLEGQVLSPKSARESILNAALRVRQDVPFACAGGVCGTCRAKVISGEVAMDENYALEPDEVAAGYVLTCQSHPKGDAVHVDFDS; this is translated from the coding sequence ATGCCGCTGCTCGCCCAGCGCCCCCGCGCTCGCTTTCACCCGCTGACTGTCTCCCAGGTCCGTCCGCTGACCGATGCCGCTATCGAGGTGACCTTGGCGGTCCCTGATGAGTTGGCGGAGGACTACAACTACGTCAGCGGCCAGTACGTTGCCCTGCGAACTGAACTCGAAGGCAAAGAGGTGCGGCGCAGCTACTCCATCTGCGCGGCCCCGACCAGCGGCGAGATCAAGATCGCCATCAAGCGTGACCTGGGTGGTCTGTTCTCGAACTGGGCTAACGACAACCTCAAGCCCGGTGACGTCCTGGACGTGATGAGCCCTACCGGTGCTTTCGTCTCCCAGCACGCGGTGACCTCCCTGAACGATCCGCAGGCCATCGGCGAGGAATCGGTCGGGTTGTCCCGCTACATGGCTTTCGCGGCCGGTTCGGGGATCACCCCGATCCTGTCCATCACCCGCGCCGTGCTGGCCTCCAACCCGCAGGCGTACATGAACCTGGTGTACTCCAACCGGGCCGCGATGGATGTCATGTTCGTGGAGGACATCGCCGACCTGAAGGACCGCTACCCCTCTCGCCTGGCGGTGCACCACCTGCTTTCTCGCGAACAGCGGCTCTCCCCGACCCACACCGGCCGACTGGACGCCGAGAAGCTGCGTTCGATGTTGGGAACGGTGTTCCGTCCCGAAGTCGTCGACGAATGGTTCCTGTGCGGCCCGTTCGAACTCGTGCAGTTGCTGCGCGATGAACTCAGCGCCGCCGGGGTTTCGGCCGATAAGGTGCGCTACGAACTGTTCACCACCGGCAAACCGACGGCCGCGCCGGAAGGCAACATCGGTCGGCCCGTTGTGGCCGACGCAGCCGGGGGCAACATCGAGATCACGTTCAACCTGGATGGTCTGGAAGGTCAGGTCCTCAGCCCCAAGAGCGCCCGCGAGTCCATCCTGAACGCCGCGCTGCGGGTACGCCAGGACGTCCCCTTCGCCTGCGCCGGGGGAGTGTGCGGCACCTGCCGGGCTAAGGTCATCTCCGGTGAGGTCGCGATGGATGAGAACTACGCGCTGGAACCGGACGAGGTCGCGGCTGGTTATGTCCTGACCTGCCAGTCCCACCCCAAGGGCGACGCGGTCCACGTCGACTTCGACTCCTAG
- the paaD gene encoding 1,2-phenylacetyl-CoA epoxidase subunit PaaD, producing the protein MTVRPVVDADAKVWDLAATVCDPEVPVLTLEDLGVLRSARATEKGALVEITPTYSGCPALGVMRDDVTQVLVENGYQDVEVRVVLSPAWTTDWMSEDGKRKLTEYGIAPPDPAHRRQGPRFGGTPVALAVKCPHCHSLDTVEASRFGSTACKALYTCKSCLEPFDYFKVL; encoded by the coding sequence ATGACCGTGCGACCGGTTGTAGACGCAGATGCCAAGGTCTGGGACCTTGCCGCGACCGTGTGCGACCCTGAGGTCCCGGTGCTGACCCTGGAGGACCTCGGCGTCCTGCGCTCAGCTCGGGCCACCGAGAAAGGCGCCCTGGTCGAGATCACCCCGACGTACTCGGGCTGCCCGGCGCTGGGCGTCATGCGTGATGACGTCACCCAGGTGCTGGTCGAGAACGGCTACCAGGACGTCGAGGTGCGGGTCGTGCTCTCCCCGGCGTGGACGACGGACTGGATGAGCGAAGACGGCAAACGCAAGCTCACCGAGTACGGGATCGCGCCCCCGGACCCGGCTCATCGACGGCAAGGGCCGCGTTTCGGGGGAACACCGGTGGCCTTGGCGGTGAAGTGTCCGCACTGCCATTCGCTCGACACTGTCGAGGCGTCCCGGTTCGGCTCCACCGCCTGCAAGGCCCTCTACACCTGTAAGTCCTGCCTCGAACCCTTCGACTACTTCAAGGTTCTCTGA